The DNA window TTTACTCCTCTCGTAACAGAAGAacgaaaatcaaataaatgtcGTCTTATCTAATTCACTAACTTATTCCAATGTCTTATTTATGCCGATGTGCCTCCCTAACACGTGAATTCAAATGATGACGATGGTATGGATAATAAGTCCCAGAGAAAAGGCACTATACATCTATTCCTCAAAATCCTCAAATCCAACGAACGTTACGTACCGCCGCGTACCTTTTGCACGCGTCGTTTTGTTTTTCTCATATaactttttcgaaataaaatcaaagttaTAACGCGAACtagcatatattattatgtttatgtcAAACGGATAAGCGTGTAAGCGCAGTATTTTTTGTTCCCATATGCTAGCTCAAGTGCTtctaaaatactttattgACGCTTAATGATAGATGTAATCATCGATTAATAGGAAAAAGATTGACTATTTATATcctaaaaatgcaaatattaactCCAAAGgcattaatttgaatttgattGCACTTTTGTCTCAGTTTGTCTGTGCATAATAAGACAAAACGATACATGCACGCGATACAGACAAAcgtcgtaaaataaaaatcaatcctGCAACGTCGCGAGATATCATTAATCTCTCActacgttaaaaatatattcagttcaaatattaaattcagatAAAAACTCGAAACGCGCATTCTCATAATTGTTTGTCTTATGGTAATCTAAGACAGTCGCTATTGTCGCTATTGATTACTTCTACTGACATAGTTGTAAATGTTACACAAAATATACGCTCAGCATTAGGCTCCGACTTTTGATTTTTACATCACGCAGAGGCACGGTCGTCCTAAAAACGATCGTCGAATGGAAAACAACCCGGAAGCAGATTTGTACGTGGGAGAGGAGGCACGGCAGTCTCGCGTTCTTAGCGCATTTTACTGACTTATCTTAGGATACTATTCTAGGGAGACAAGAGAGAGGAAATTTAAGCGCTGTAACAAGTGGATCCTACcagattttttgaaagatatagTTTGTTCACAATGCAAATTTACGATAAAACGTTCGAGAATATTTGTCAATGTGTCGATACATGTATTCGGGCTCCAGCTGGAAATTCGATTATTGTCGCTAATTTCCCGTTGTAAATAATGGATATATctgtatacgtatattttttgtaataaaatcgataaaatgatgaaattgttttccgactcacatataaaacattacaATTCATTATCCgaaatttagataaaacgcagaattaaaaaaatatctttccctTCGTATTTTATCGCTACGTATAGTgtcatatttgataattaactaTTCGAGAAACATTTTTTCGTTCAttctcataatatatatataataactaagtataaatctttttttaacatccTTGATTAAGTACATgctaatactttataaattccaAGGATGATCGTAACAATAGAGAATAAGCATAccatagtaaaaaaaaaacagcaataaaaaaattctgacaaTACGCAAaacatcaattaataatattaagatgttTAGCACGTATTTCAcgtttctttcaaataatatgGCTCTTGTGAAAgacatatctattttttagagaaaatgcTTAAAAGAATctgatttgaaaatattgaagaattttCTCACATACTTAaagtatttactttaatttttgttttcagtGTAAACTTTGCTTTTAGATATATGACCCATAGTCAACACTTATGCTATACCACAGGCGATCTATGTTTGGTATATAAATTGACAATGTATCACATAGAGATACACTGTCTTTAGAAGATCATAAAATTCCGCCAAAAACATCCTACAATTTACTAGACAACAATGGTCTAGCATGTTTCAATACACATGCAGACAAATAGTGAATGAATGATTGAACGCCAAAGTATATAATAGCGGTAGATATACAAGATGATTTGTCTATTTCGAGCCTATTTCTGCattcaaattgattttatacttCAAATGCttctaaatgttttaaaaaatgttttttaatcgatttatttaaatccacATTCTATTAACATATAGAGAACAAAagcatttgaaattttcaagcATAGTATGCATTGTTAATGAAATTGAGACTTAAAAATCATTTGTATCTTCTAAAAAAtgagactatatatatatatatatatatatatatatatatatatatatatatatatagttttttttgcTTCTATACAAaagttaatgttttatatgtataaaatattattttgatgtaaaatatgaaatatcttgtcttaaaatattttttagattatatcttaatttcatattcttgcgtaattcatataataaaaaataaatataatttcatataataaaaaataaaagagttacTTGAGACCATTAAGTTTGAGATAAATcatcttgtataaaaattcaatataaaatataattttccaaataatgTAATCCGTCAACGACGCGCGTCACAGttcattattcttaatttcaaaatctatCAAATGACACGTTagcattgaaataataaaaattctctaaattataacattgcaatgtaaaacgtatatacacatatatataaaaaaatataatagcattGAGAACAAACCTGTACATCAGGAAGTACATTCTGCTATGAGCTGCTATTTTGTAACTTCTTaagtataacttttttatctaatttaaaatatgcagcAATATGGCGTTccttatattatgaataatcgaactctctatttatttgttttataaggTAATATACGGATACacctttatatatgtactatgtatgtatattaaaaagttacaaaataGGTTTGCTGATACCTATGGATGGCGGGAAACTAGCTATGTAGGAacgtatattattaagtaatagcttttaaatattgacGCAATAGTGCATTTTCATAATTGAATATCGCGTCAGTACctaaatttcttttcctcAATAATGAGACAAATCTTATCTCGTTTCAAGATACACAGTAGTAttcctaaaaataatttctctataCGATTTGTTCTGATATGTACTTGCTCTAAAATGCACAAAAGGCtgtctatttaataatttgtcataAAGTGAAGgtgttataaatgtatatagacTATAATATAGactattgtattaaaaaattcaataaacttTTCCAATAATTTGGATTGTCATcccaaaagaaaataattaagtatgacacataaaattgatttattttcaatttttcgaaGATGACGTAAATGattcacttttattatatgccAAAGGTTCTAAAAGCaatagctaaaaaaaaaattatagctgCACCAGATTATTTAGTCAACTGGAAAAGTTATATTGCGTATTTGGTCTATTAAAGTTATTGAATGTACTACTGTGTATCTATTATCGATAAGttggtatatatgtatatcattacAATCACAATATGCATGACATCCTATGCAAAAGTTTCTGATCAAAGAGCAGAAAACTTGTACTATGGTAAGACACAAATCGACGGTACGTAGTGACGGGAGAAAAAGTAATTCTAGCTGCATAATCCAGAAGGATCGACAAGTCCTCTGGCAATAAGCTCAGCCGTGGCAGGATCACCGCCGCCTTGTTTACCGTTTGATGATTGTCCTCCAGACGATTGCGCGGGCTGGTCACAGTGCGTgcgtatatgaaataaaaattcggtCTTATTTGTGAAATCGGCGCGACACATTAAGCAGAAATGCCTATCGGACGGGTAAGATTGCGGCGGCGGCGCAGATCCGGGAAAGTATGGAGCGGCATGTTGTGGTGGCGCGGACGTTTCCAAATGAGATCTGTGATTAATCAAAgtcagttttataaattaggatttagatatattaatattaaaaataaagaaatactaACCGAGCATGCTGTGCCCATTCCTCTCTGAGAGCAAACATTCGTCCGCATAATTCGCAAGTCCAACTTACTGGTTCCTCTTTCAATTTATGAATGTTATCTTGGCGTGATGTctgttgctgttgttgctgcgcttgctgctgctgctgctgttgctgctgctgttgctgctgttgttgaTCGGATCTTGGTGTCGTTGGTGCCGAGAGAGGTGAAACGCCAGGTCTGTGTCTAAGTTTGTTCATGTGAATGACCAATTTATCTCGACGTGCGAATGCTTTGCCTGCAAcacatattgcattttttttcttcaattatttgcatcactttaaaaaaaaattgttctagaattaaaaatatttttatatataatacgagtctacgaaaataattttcatactcACCGCATACTTCGCAGGAATATGGCTTCTCCCCAGTGTGTATACGCATGTGTATGACAAGTTTATCTTTACGAGCAAGTCCCTTCCCGCACACGGTGCAAGTAAATGCTTTCGTAGTCGGTTCGCCCGTGTTGGTTGCCTTTGAAACAGATCCCGGACGAACGCCTACGCtgttcgtcgtcgtcgtagtCGTCCGTAAGGGTTGATTTACCGGTGCTCTAAACTGTTGGTCCGTTGCACCAGGAAATGCCGGCATCATGCTACCGGGACGCATCGCCGCAGAATAATCTGACGACCTGCAAAAGACAGAATGCAACAATCAAGTTGCAATCATGTGCTTCTCAAAAActaatgcaattataatatatgaaactttttctctacgaaaaaaatcaatcaaatatctttaaaatatagcaaaataaaattttcatgttat is part of the Cataglyphis hispanica isolate Lineage 1 chromosome 1, ULB_Chis1_1.0, whole genome shotgun sequence genome and encodes:
- the LOC126858818 gene encoding zinc finger and SCAN domain-containing protein 10; this translates as MAMNEDLNFAELCRLCSLKSNHQLQIFDKEGEQRQLPFKIRSCIPTVVTKEDGLPKNICQRCIYKLDMFYEFRLSCITTETVLKNYADSLKNIAALSQGTDKDKMSNGGQQQQQRSTYVESHAIAHAALQQHMAQQAAQARLAGPGPPAAPQPPNPTFTLPDDGLGYDDGVRVLRSIGTWSSDYSAAMRPGSMMPAFPGATDQQFRAPVNQPLRTTTTTTNSVGVRPGSVSKATNTGEPTTKAFTCTVCGKGLARKDKLVIHMRIHTGEKPYSCEVCGKAFARRDKLVIHMNKLRHRPGVSPLSAPTTPRSDQQQQQQQQQQQQQQQAQQQQQQTSRQDNIHKLKEEPVSWTCELCGRMFALREEWAQHARSHLETSAPPQHAAPYFPGSAPPPQSYPSDRHFCLMCRADFTNKTEFLFHIRTHCDQPAQSSGGQSSNGKQGGGDPATAELIARGLVDPSGLCS